In Lacibacter sp. H375, one DNA window encodes the following:
- a CDS encoding VOC family protein: MNENTVTTVKPFLTVNNGAKAVEFYGAAFGAIETKRFEMPDNKLSAVIEIDKAEFYVGDEEPGNDNFSATQYAGSPVRIILHTKNADELFKNALKFGATEICPMTTEDNWRIGKLKDPFGHIWEIGYTL, from the coding sequence ATGAATGAAAATACTGTAACAACCGTAAAGCCATTTCTTACCGTAAACAATGGAGCGAAAGCAGTTGAATTTTATGGAGCTGCATTTGGAGCCATTGAAACAAAACGATTTGAAATGCCGGATAATAAACTGTCGGCTGTAATTGAAATTGATAAAGCAGAATTTTATGTTGGCGATGAGGAACCGGGTAATGACAATTTTAGTGCAACCCAATATGCTGGCAGCCCCGTTAGAATAATCTTACACACTAAAAATGCTGACGAATTATTTAAAAATGCACTGAAGTTTGGTGCAACAGAAATTTGTCCCATGACAACAGAAGACAATTGGCGAATCGGAAAACTGAAAGATCCATTCGGGCACATTTGGGAAATCGGTTACACTTTGTAA
- a CDS encoding glycosyl hydrolase 115 family protein produces the protein MLKMFKSLFCCLFFLVTICRAQTNTLVVSEKPSSFSLFTPSTVANICTDEQDAKVVSIAATAFANDIQLISGKQMQVLHTVPAKGFSIVAGTIGQSKLIDDLIKSNKINVASIKHKWERFFIQTAGDKLLIVGSDRRGTAFGIFHLSRLMGVSPFVWWADVTPQKKQQLFVSGSYISNAPSVQYRGIFINDEDWGLQPWAAKNMDTDMKDIGPKTYAKVFELLLRLKANYIWPAMHPCTKAFYYYKDNPKVADDYAIVVGGSHCEPMLRNNVFEWAENYEHEYGKKPGEWRYDLNKSEIFNYWDDRVKEAVNYESVYTVGMRGVHDGSMPGPKDPNEKLKLLQTVINDQRSILTTRLNKPASEVPQIFVPYKEVLSLYRRGLELDDDVTIIWPDDNHGYIRQLPNATERERNGGHGVYYHLSYWGAPQDYLWLSSISPSLIAYEMGKAYRYGAQKLWVFNVGDIKPAEMEMQFALDMAWDIKRWNALTVNTYIGNWAFETFGKEYRNDIYVIKYLYYQLAAGGKPEHLNSIPFLIPEMHNRLRTYKELANRTQKLGARIPPHLHDAFYQLILYPVLAAKLMNEKFFYARMSIAQSDTALATQAKLAYDSIQLLTDKYNQQISNGKWNGMMSWHPREQAVFKMPETFLTIDGKKRDSLKTVYTVLKYPRISMTASLFKKKSESKSFGFSVIYGLGIKGSALTIANLKNDLSDIPSSQQPYVEYDVSISKDRLIEPGNYEIVVKCLPVFDVNQSKYLQYGISVGEDDIQTVNVHAEADSKAWRENVLKGYSAGTTTHTIKTGLEKIRIYFKNKDIVITSIEIYKANK, from the coding sequence ATGCTGAAGATGTTTAAGTCCTTGTTCTGCTGTCTGTTTTTTCTTGTGACTATTTGCAGGGCACAAACCAATACACTCGTTGTTTCTGAAAAACCTTCGTCCTTTTCTTTATTTACGCCTTCAACTGTTGCAAACATCTGTACCGATGAGCAGGATGCCAAAGTGGTGAGCATTGCTGCAACTGCATTTGCAAACGATATTCAGTTGATCAGTGGAAAACAGATGCAGGTGTTGCATACGGTTCCTGCAAAAGGATTCAGCATTGTTGCCGGTACCATTGGTCAGTCGAAACTGATTGATGACTTGATCAAATCAAATAAAATCAATGTTGCTTCCATTAAACATAAGTGGGAGCGTTTTTTCATTCAAACAGCGGGTGATAAACTGTTGATTGTTGGGAGTGACAGAAGAGGAACAGCATTTGGTATTTTTCATTTGTCGAGACTAATGGGTGTATCGCCTTTTGTGTGGTGGGCCGATGTAACGCCACAGAAAAAACAGCAATTGTTTGTTTCCGGTTCTTATATTTCAAATGCACCTTCAGTACAATACCGTGGTATTTTTATTAATGATGAAGACTGGGGATTGCAACCCTGGGCTGCAAAAAATATGGATACCGATATGAAAGACATCGGCCCAAAGACCTATGCCAAAGTGTTTGAGTTATTATTGAGGCTGAAGGCAAATTATATATGGCCGGCCATGCATCCCTGCACAAAAGCATTTTATTATTACAAGGATAACCCGAAAGTAGCAGATGATTATGCAATAGTGGTTGGCGGAAGCCATTGCGAACCCATGCTCCGCAACAATGTTTTTGAATGGGCCGAAAACTATGAACATGAGTATGGGAAGAAACCGGGTGAATGGCGATACGATTTAAACAAGAGCGAGATCTTCAATTACTGGGATGATCGTGTAAAAGAAGCGGTGAATTATGAATCGGTGTACACCGTTGGTATGCGTGGCGTACATGATGGAAGTATGCCCGGACCGAAAGACCCGAATGAAAAATTAAAACTGCTGCAAACAGTCATCAACGATCAACGTTCGATACTTACAACACGTTTAAACAAACCTGCATCAGAGGTGCCGCAAATTTTTGTTCCGTATAAAGAAGTGTTGAGTTTGTATCGAAGAGGTTTGGAATTGGATGATGATGTAACGATCATTTGGCCCGATGATAATCATGGTTATATCCGCCAGTTACCCAATGCAACAGAAAGAGAGAGAAACGGTGGACATGGTGTGTATTATCATTTATCGTATTGGGGTGCTCCGCAGGATTATCTCTGGTTATCATCTATATCACCTTCGTTGATTGCTTATGAAATGGGAAAGGCCTATCGTTATGGTGCACAAAAATTATGGGTGTTTAATGTGGGGGATATTAAACCTGCCGAAATGGAAATGCAGTTTGCATTAGATATGGCTTGGGATATAAAACGATGGAATGCGTTAACAGTAAATACATACATTGGAAATTGGGCTTTTGAAACGTTCGGAAAGGAATATCGAAATGATATTTATGTGATCAAGTATCTCTATTATCAATTGGCAGCAGGAGGAAAGCCGGAACATCTTAATTCAATTCCGTTTTTAATACCGGAGATGCACAACCGTTTGAGAACATACAAGGAGTTAGCAAATAGAACACAAAAACTGGGAGCAAGAATACCCCCTCACTTACACGACGCTTTTTATCAACTAATATTATATCCCGTACTTGCGGCCAAACTGATGAATGAAAAATTCTTTTATGCCAGGATGAGTATTGCACAAAGTGATACTGCATTGGCTACGCAAGCTAAACTTGCCTATGATTCTATCCAGCTTCTTACAGATAAATACAATCAACAGATCAGCAATGGTAAATGGAATGGGATGATGAGCTGGCACCCACGTGAACAGGCGGTATTTAAAATGCCTGAAACATTTTTAACTATTGATGGCAAGAAACGGGATTCGCTTAAAACTGTATATACTGTTTTAAAATATCCCAGAATTTCAATGACGGCCTCTTTGTTTAAGAAGAAAAGTGAATCCAAAAGTTTTGGATTCAGCGTTATCTATGGGTTGGGTATCAAAGGAAGTGCATTGACAATTGCCAATTTAAAGAATGATTTGTCAGATATCCCGTCATCTCAACAGCCTTATGTTGAATATGATGTTTCAATTTCAAAAGACAGGTTGATTGAGCCGGGCAATTATGAAATTGTAGTCAAATGTTTACCTGTGTTTGATGTAAATCAGTCAAAGTATTTGCAGTATGGCATTTCTGTTGGAGAAGATGATATACAAACGGTGAATGTACATGCAGAAGCAGACAGTAAAGCATGGCGTGAAAATGTATTGAAAGGATATTCAGCCGGAACAACCACTCATACCATCAAGACCGGACTGGAAAAGATCAGGATCTATTTTAAAAATAAAGACATCGTCATTACGAGTATCGAAATTTATAAAGCGAACAAATAA
- a CDS encoding glycoside hydrolase family 2 protein yields MKLFKLASFIVTVLLPFSFTIAQQKQIQYLSGTDAKNTVQWDFFCTAGRNSGEWKKIQVPSCWEQQGFGNYNYGRDYKTNGKNFRFYDEKGMYKYQFKVPASWKGKNINIVFDGSMTDTEVKINGKSAGEIHRGAFYRFKYDVTSLLNFDKANTLEVTVSKMSSDASVNNAERLADYWVFGGIFRPVFLEATPKQYIDYVGIDAKHDGKFAMQVWTKGLVQNAAVVTTITDVNKKVVATTKTAVAKSAENVIVSAQVNNINAWTSETPNLYTATVVLQDAAGKKLYELSEKFGFRTIEVKQGLGIYINGTQVKFKGVNRHCFWPETARSLSKENELKDALLLKEMNMNAVRCSHYPPDKYFLQLCDSLGIYVLNELAGWQKAYSTKAGEPLVKELVLRDLNHPSIVFWSNGNEGGHNKELDDDYAKYDFSKRTVIHAHHKPGNAFNGIDCNHYEDYYSTQKILNDSMIYMPTEMLHAQDDGGGGAAMEDFWNLHWKSQKSGGVFIWVMADEAVMRTDLNNVLDANGLNANDGILGPHREKEGSFYALREIFSPVQLNLSDALPASFNGEIEVENRFHFLNTNQCTFYWALVDFSKPFDRFDGYVVKQKGTATAPNIAAKQKGILKIPLPADYKNYDALVIVAKDNNGNELYKWTSKIKSNASQLTGFVTVKNDATTIKETDTVYAITGGDVTVVLDKKTGNLVTTKNTANDYVLSFNNGPVLVKGSATVVSSKTYKEDANTVVEFLYSGDMKYVRWKINASGWTTMEYEYSAEGDQPFTGISFNYPENYVLAARWLGKGPVRQWKNRIAGTPVNVWQNLYNNTHTGYSPVAYPEFKGYYGEVNWMELSTVEGKFYIASPDSGLFVRLFDVYAFITGTKPHPEVPTGNISFLDCIPPIGTKLANTFTTNTRVYGPMSELNHVSGSKKRVLQFYFGLPKTTDSKENYSRPAIDNVF; encoded by the coding sequence ATGAAGTTATTCAAACTGGCATCATTCATCGTAACGGTATTGTTGCCATTTAGTTTCACCATCGCACAGCAAAAACAAATTCAATATCTCTCCGGTACCGATGCAAAGAATACGGTGCAATGGGATTTCTTTTGCACAGCCGGTCGTAACAGTGGCGAATGGAAAAAGATACAGGTGCCGAGTTGCTGGGAGCAGCAGGGCTTTGGTAATTACAACTACGGTCGTGATTACAAAACCAACGGCAAGAATTTTCGTTTCTATGATGAGAAAGGGATGTACAAATATCAATTCAAGGTGCCTGCATCATGGAAAGGAAAGAACATCAACATTGTGTTTGATGGCAGCATGACGGATACGGAAGTAAAGATCAACGGGAAAAGTGCAGGGGAGATTCATCGTGGTGCATTCTATCGGTTTAAATATGATGTAACGTCGCTGTTGAACTTTGATAAAGCCAATACGCTTGAAGTAACCGTAAGCAAAATGAGCAGCGATGCCAGTGTAAACAATGCAGAACGCCTGGCTGATTACTGGGTATTTGGCGGCATCTTCCGTCCGGTGTTTTTAGAAGCAACACCGAAACAATACATCGACTATGTGGGTATTGATGCAAAGCACGACGGCAAGTTCGCCATGCAGGTATGGACAAAAGGTCTTGTACAAAATGCTGCTGTTGTTACAACCATCACCGATGTTAATAAGAAAGTAGTTGCCACAACAAAAACAGCTGTTGCAAAGTCGGCTGAAAATGTGATTGTATCTGCACAAGTAAATAATATCAACGCATGGACTTCTGAAACACCAAACCTGTACACGGCGACTGTAGTATTGCAGGATGCGGCAGGTAAGAAGTTATATGAACTGAGTGAGAAGTTTGGTTTCAGAACCATTGAAGTAAAACAAGGGTTGGGAATTTATATCAACGGCACACAGGTGAAGTTTAAAGGTGTGAATCGTCATTGCTTCTGGCCGGAAACTGCACGATCATTGTCGAAAGAAAATGAATTAAAAGATGCCTTGCTGCTGAAAGAGATGAACATGAATGCAGTACGTTGCAGTCATTATCCACCTGATAAATATTTTCTTCAGTTGTGCGATTCATTGGGCATTTATGTGTTGAATGAATTGGCAGGTTGGCAAAAGGCATACAGCACCAAGGCAGGTGAGCCATTGGTAAAGGAATTGGTGTTGCGTGATCTCAATCATCCTTCGATTGTTTTCTGGAGTAACGGAAATGAAGGTGGACATAATAAAGAACTGGATGATGATTATGCGAAGTATGATTTTTCGAAGAGAACGGTTATTCATGCACATCATAAACCTGGTAATGCATTCAACGGTATTGATTGTAATCATTATGAAGATTATTACAGCACACAAAAAATATTGAATGATTCGATGATCTATATGCCCACCGAAATGTTGCATGCACAGGATGATGGTGGCGGTGGTGCAGCGATGGAAGATTTCTGGAACCTGCATTGGAAATCGCAGAAGAGTGGAGGTGTATTTATTTGGGTGATGGCTGATGAAGCCGTAATGCGGACTGACCTGAACAATGTACTTGATGCAAATGGTTTGAATGCCAATGATGGTATTCTTGGTCCGCACAGGGAGAAAGAAGGAAGCTTCTACGCACTACGTGAAATTTTTTCACCGGTACAATTGAATTTGTCTGATGCATTACCTGCTTCGTTTAACGGTGAAATAGAAGTGGAGAACCGTTTTCATTTTCTCAATACCAATCAATGTACATTCTATTGGGCCCTGGTTGATTTCAGTAAACCATTCGACCGTTTTGATGGATACGTAGTGAAACAAAAAGGCACTGCAACTGCACCAAATATTGCTGCCAAACAAAAAGGAATCTTGAAAATTCCACTGCCTGCTGATTATAAAAATTATGATGCACTTGTGATCGTTGCAAAAGATAACAATGGCAATGAACTGTACAAATGGACATCGAAGATCAAAAGCAATGCATCGCAGCTCACTGGTTTTGTAACAGTAAAAAATGATGCAACTACCATCAAAGAAACAGATACCGTGTATGCGATAACAGGTGGCGATGTAACCGTTGTGTTAGATAAGAAAACAGGAAATCTTGTTACCACAAAAAATACAGCCAACGATTATGTACTGTCGTTCAATAACGGGCCGGTGCTGGTGAAAGGTTCAGCAACCGTTGTTTCATCAAAAACATATAAAGAAGATGCAAATACCGTAGTTGAATTTTTATACAGTGGTGACATGAAATATGTTCGCTGGAAGATCAATGCAAGCGGCTGGACAACGATGGAATATGAATACAGTGCAGAAGGTGATCAGCCGTTTACAGGTATCAGTTTTAATTATCCGGAGAATTATGTATTGGCAGCACGTTGGTTGGGCAAGGGCCCTGTTCGTCAATGGAAAAACCGCATTGCAGGAACACCTGTAAATGTGTGGCAGAATTTATATAACAACACACATACGGGATATTCACCCGTGGCATATCCTGAGTTCAAAGGTTATTATGGCGAAGTGAACTGGATGGAGCTGAGTACAGTGGAAGGGAAATTTTATATTGCATCACCTGACAGCGGTTTGTTTGTGCGTTTGTTTGATGTCTATGCATTCATCACTGGCACAAAACCACATCCTGAAGTTCCAACTGGCAATATTTCATTTCTTGATTGTATTCCTCCTATTGGGACTAAACTGGCGAATACGTTTACCACTAACACAAGAGTATATGGTCCAATGAGTGAGTTGAATCATGTAAGCGGAAGCAAGAAACGAGTATTGCAATTCTATTTCGGACTGCCAAAGACAACTGATTCAAAAGAGAATTACAGTCGTCCGGCAATCGACAATGTATTCTGA
- a CDS encoding DUF4450 domain-containing protein: MKRFVSVIISLFFLLTASDAQETKKLWHGIERELRYRPEGNDIVIENGTRRFNRALYGGNTAFRAEAGDLPEFALYMPGMGGNLKFGILVNGKSKWLIECKKIKAIYRAGSMLYEIKDELLGEGIIRLHIIALYASEGMIVQLQTENISTAVQLVAVYGGATGKKFSRDGDIGADPESSFYLKPEYCKDNIYKINKNNFSLLYGFAKPLSEEERYEVQHLPANTTNSSAAEKGKELIGIFPKSSVLKIKDATQQQSPAKLLQADTNVTAPIATATLQLKNKEIYYFTVQKPAKNTIVYYDVLPQLFQQAEAARKKLADRIKVSTPDPFINTLGSVLGIAADAVWEDPTFMHGAIAWRMRLNGWRGAYIADVFGWHDRAKKHFDSYALSQITTPAKTGVVMDTALHLARHQEKVGTQLFSDGYITRNPNGYVGAHHYDMNLVFIDQLLNHFNWNGDTAYVRQMWPLLVRHLNWEKRNFDADGDGLYDSYAAIWASDALQYSGGGVTHSSAYNYRSNKVTAQLAKIVAVDGSKYEAEATKILKAINQQLWMRNKGWYAEYKDLLGNKLLHESAALWTIYHALDEGIADPFQSYQSLQYVNYYIPHIPIVAKGLKDSSLYTLSTTNWQPYTWSLNNVALAELLHTALAYWQGGDKEEAYRLWKSSLMESMYLGASPGSIQQLSFYDAIRGELYRDFADPIAMAGRTLVEGLFGVLPDALNDRLVIKPGLPKQWNNAALTTPNIQFVFKRTRLTEEYILQPNFSKQLKLQLIIPAYRESVESITVNGKPVQWKVVDSVIGTPSLQIDAAPAKSYVVVIKWKGEGFEKPVHEQAYNSKELVQVKLNRAIITNTYQPVEVLRNLVRTPNAVSGNLNNAGLNSLYLQLKQGDFSWFEPLSFSLFEDEPFVETVTITPETKFETVDITQHFNDAVTNIFKNEYLSPRPTVPTLQLPTQGIGNWAYPLTTANINDSGLRVKAGVKNELLINKIPFKTTSTEKKNIVFTSMWDNYPDSVVLPLSGTASYAYFLMAGSTNPMQSRLVNGTVVVKYTDGTSSVLELKNPENWWPIEQDYFVDGFAFTTDAEKPTRVLLKTGEVMPANYRYTGIKGFSNFGIEGGAATVLNLKLNPHKQLKSLTLKTIANDVVIGLMSVTLVKR; encoded by the coding sequence ATGAAGAGATTTGTTTCAGTTATAATTAGTTTGTTTTTTTTGTTAACTGCAAGTGATGCGCAGGAAACAAAAAAGCTATGGCATGGTATTGAACGGGAGTTACGGTATCGTCCTGAAGGAAATGATATTGTCATTGAAAACGGAACAAGACGTTTCAATCGTGCGTTGTATGGCGGCAATACGGCGTTTCGTGCAGAAGCAGGTGATTTGCCTGAGTTTGCATTATATATGCCGGGCATGGGTGGTAATCTGAAGTTTGGCATTCTTGTAAACGGTAAAAGTAAATGGCTGATCGAGTGTAAAAAGATCAAAGCGATCTATCGTGCAGGCTCGATGCTGTACGAAATAAAAGATGAGTTGCTGGGTGAGGGTATTATTCGTCTGCATATAATCGCCTTATATGCAAGCGAAGGAATGATCGTTCAACTGCAAACAGAAAATATTTCAACTGCTGTACAGTTAGTGGCCGTATATGGTGGTGCTACAGGAAAAAAGTTTTCACGTGATGGTGATATTGGTGCTGACCCTGAGTCTTCGTTTTATTTGAAACCTGAGTATTGCAAGGATAATATCTACAAGATCAATAAAAATAATTTCAGCCTTCTATATGGTTTTGCAAAACCGTTGAGTGAAGAGGAGCGATACGAAGTGCAACATCTTCCTGCAAATACAACTAATTCTTCAGCAGCTGAAAAAGGAAAAGAACTTATTGGAATTTTTCCAAAATCATCAGTACTGAAAATTAAGGATGCCACTCAGCAGCAATCGCCTGCAAAATTATTACAGGCTGATACTAATGTAACAGCGCCAATAGCAACCGCAACTCTTCAATTGAAAAATAAGGAAATTTATTACTTCACAGTACAAAAACCTGCAAAGAATACAATTGTTTATTATGATGTATTACCACAATTGTTTCAGCAGGCAGAAGCAGCAAGAAAGAAGCTCGCAGATCGCATTAAAGTATCAACACCTGATCCGTTCATCAATACATTAGGTTCCGTATTAGGCATTGCTGCTGATGCGGTGTGGGAAGATCCAACCTTTATGCATGGTGCCATTGCATGGCGTATGCGTTTGAATGGTTGGCGTGGTGCTTATATTGCGGATGTGTTTGGCTGGCACGATCGGGCTAAAAAACATTTTGACAGTTATGCATTATCACAAATAACCACGCCTGCAAAAACGGGAGTAGTGATGGATACTGCTTTACATCTTGCCCGGCATCAGGAAAAAGTGGGCACACAACTATTCAGTGATGGATATATCACACGCAATCCAAATGGTTATGTTGGTGCACATCATTACGATATGAACCTCGTGTTCATCGATCAGTTGCTCAATCATTTTAACTGGAATGGTGATACAGCTTATGTTAGGCAAATGTGGCCATTGCTTGTTCGTCATCTTAATTGGGAGAAACGAAACTTTGATGCAGATGGCGATGGCTTGTATGATTCGTATGCAGCGATATGGGCAAGTGATGCATTGCAATACAGTGGAGGAGGTGTTACACATTCGTCGGCGTATAACTATCGTTCAAATAAAGTGACTGCACAGCTTGCAAAGATTGTTGCTGTTGATGGCAGCAAGTATGAAGCAGAAGCAACAAAGATTTTAAAGGCCATCAATCAACAATTGTGGATGAGGAATAAGGGCTGGTATGCTGAGTATAAAGATCTGTTGGGAAATAAACTGCTGCATGAATCGGCTGCATTGTGGACGATCTATCATGCGCTTGATGAAGGTATTGCTGATCCGTTTCAATCGTATCAATCATTGCAATATGTAAACTATTACATTCCGCATATTCCTATTGTTGCGAAGGGATTGAAAGATTCATCGCTTTATACATTGTCAACCACTAACTGGCAACCTTACACCTGGAGTTTGAATAATGTAGCCTTGGCTGAACTGCTGCACACTGCATTGGCTTACTGGCAGGGTGGAGATAAAGAAGAAGCGTATCGTTTGTGGAAGAGTTCGTTAATGGAGAGTATGTATCTCGGTGCAAGTCCGGGGAGTATTCAGCAACTAAGTTTTTATGATGCGATAAGAGGAGAGTTGTACAGGGATTTTGCTGATCCGATCGCCATGGCCGGCAGAACATTGGTGGAAGGTTTGTTTGGTGTATTGCCCGATGCGTTGAATGATCGGTTGGTTATTAAACCGGGCTTACCGAAACAATGGAATAATGCAGCACTCACGACACCCAACATTCAGTTTGTGTTCAAACGCACACGCTTAACCGAAGAATATATATTGCAGCCAAACTTCAGTAAGCAGCTGAAGCTGCAATTGATCATTCCTGCTTACAGAGAATCTGTCGAATCTATTACGGTAAATGGTAAGCCAGTACAATGGAAAGTCGTTGACAGTGTTATCGGCACACCATCTCTACAGATCGATGCTGCGCCTGCAAAATCCTATGTGGTTGTTATTAAATGGAAGGGAGAAGGATTTGAAAAACCCGTTCATGAACAAGCATACAACAGCAAAGAACTGGTACAGGTGAAATTGAATAGGGCGATCATCACAAATACCTATCAACCGGTGGAAGTGCTGCGGAATTTAGTGCGTACACCAAATGCGGTATCGGGTAACCTGAACAATGCAGGTTTAAACAGTTTGTACCTGCAGTTGAAGCAAGGCGATTTCAGTTGGTTTGAGCCATTAAGTTTTTCATTGTTCGAAGATGAACCATTTGTTGAAACTGTAACGATCACTCCCGAAACAAAATTCGAAACAGTTGATATTACGCAGCATTTCAATGATGCAGTCACAAATATTTTTAAGAATGAATATTTATCGCCCCGTCCAACTGTTCCAACGTTGCAATTGCCAACACAGGGCATTGGCAACTGGGCTTACCCACTAACAACGGCCAATATCAATGATAGTGGTTTGCGTGTAAAAGCAGGGGTGAAGAATGAATTGCTGATCAACAAGATTCCATTTAAAACAACCTCCACCGAAAAAAAGAATATCGTGTTTACATCCATGTGGGATAATTATCCTGATTCTGTTGTACTGCCGTTGAGCGGAACTGCATCGTATGCGTATTTCTTAATGGCAGGCAGTACCAATCCTATGCAGAGCAGACTGGTGAACGGAACGGTTGTTGTGAAATATACCGATGGTACATCTTCAGTGCTTGAATTAAAAAACCCGGAGAACTGGTGGCCAATTGAACAGGATTATTTTGTGGATGGATTTGCATTCACTACTGATGCAGAAAAGCCAACACGGGTTTTATTAAAAACAGGAGAAGTGATGCCGGCAAATTACAGATACACGGGCATCAAAGGTTTTTCCAACTTTGGTATTGAGGGCGGAGCAGCAACTGTGCTGAATTTAAAACTGAATCCTCACAAACAATTAAAAAGTCTAACACTGAAAACCATTGCCAATGATGTGGTGATTGGGTTGATGAGTGTTACATTAGTTAAAAGATGA
- a CDS encoding glycoside hydrolase family 43 protein, protein MKRLIYFLLILLPVVVNAQNDSVYIFAYFKNNGQDGLHLAYSTDGFTWIALKKDSSFLKPTVAKDKLMRDPCIIRGADGLFHMVWTVSWNDRGIGYANSKDLINWSEQRFIPVMMHEDSARNCWAPEITYDSKSKQYMIYWATTIAGKFKTDPKVENGYNHRMYYVLTKDFSTFSKTKMLYDKGFNVIDATIVPDGKQFVMFLKDETREPVQKNLKIAMSKKINKGYSNASVPITGNYWAEGPTTLKINGTWIVYFDKYRDHKYGAVQSTDLKNWTDVSDKLTMPKGIRHGTIFTISKEEFELLPK, encoded by the coding sequence ATGAAACGATTAATTTACTTCTTGCTGATCTTGTTGCCCGTTGTGGTAAATGCGCAGAACGATTCTGTGTACATCTTTGCTTATTTCAAAAACAACGGACAGGATGGATTGCATCTTGCTTACAGTACTGATGGTTTTACATGGATTGCATTAAAGAAAGACAGTTCATTTCTCAAACCAACTGTTGCAAAAGATAAACTGATGCGTGATCCCTGCATCATCCGTGGTGCAGATGGGTTGTTTCATATGGTATGGACAGTTAGCTGGAACGATAGGGGCATTGGTTATGCTAATTCAAAAGACCTGATCAACTGGAGTGAACAACGTTTTATTCCTGTAATGATGCATGAAGATTCAGCACGCAACTGCTGGGCACCTGAAATCACTTACGATTCAAAGAGCAAGCAATACATGATATATTGGGCAACGACAATCGCTGGCAAATTCAAAACAGATCCGAAAGTAGAGAATGGTTACAATCACCGGATGTATTATGTACTGACGAAAGATTTTTCAACTTTCAGCAAAACAAAAATGCTGTACGATAAAGGCTTTAATGTAATTGATGCAACAATTGTTCCCGATGGAAAACAGTTTGTAATGTTTCTCAAAGATGAAACCAGAGAGCCCGTACAAAAGAATTTGAAAATTGCTATGAGTAAAAAGATCAACAAGGGTTACAGCAATGCATCTGTACCCATCACCGGTAATTATTGGGCTGAGGGGCCAACTACGTTGAAGATCAACGGTACTTGGATCGTTTACTTTGATAAATACAGGGATCATAAATATGGTGCGGTACAATCAACTGATTTAAAAAACTGGACAGATGTTTCGGATAAATTAACTATGCCCAAAGGAATTCGTCATGGAACGATCTTTACGATCAGCAAAGAAGAGTTTGAATTGTTGCCGAAGTAG